The following coding sequences are from one Lolium rigidum isolate FL_2022 chromosome 6, APGP_CSIRO_Lrig_0.1, whole genome shotgun sequence window:
- the LOC124665393 gene encoding heat stress transcription factor C-1a-like: MDGLHTELALGLIGCGHGELQTAPFVAKTYQMVCDPRTDAFVRWGRGNNSFLVTDVAGFSQLLLPCFFKHGNFSSFVRQLNTYGFRKVHPDRWEFAHESFLRGQTRLLPRIVRRKKRGEGGAASCSSTVDKQDMAEEIDEDEEGSEALLEEVQQLRQEQTAIGEQLARMSRRLQATERRPDRLMAFLARLAEDPDATSAHLLEQKKRQRMHFPASPIALPLQPPQPPPPLLAMTEDAVDDGVWQWAPEPRLTTFEQPTGSSTLQQVPEFDRGGGGMGITDGGTAVETPFPFCLLGECFF; this comes from the exons ATGGACGGCCTGCACACGGAGCTGGCGCTGGGGCTGATCGGTTGCGGCCACGGCGAGCTCCAGACGGCGCCGTTCGTGGCAAAGACATACCAGATGGTGTGCGACCCCAGGACGGACGCTTTCGTCCGGTGGGGGAGGGGCAACAACAGCTTCCTCGTCACCGACGTCGCCGGCTTCTCCCAGCTCCTCCTGCCCTGCTTCTTCAAGCACGGCAACTTCTCCAGCTTCGTCCGTCAGCTCAACACATAC GGCTTCCGGAAGGTGCACCCGGACCGGTGGGAGTTTGCGCACGAGTCGTTCCTGCGCGGCCAGACGCGCCTGCTGCCACGCATCGTTCGCCGCAAGAAGCGcggggagggcggcgccgcctcctGCTCCTCCACCGTCGACAAGCAGGATATGGCAGAGGAGAttgatgaggacgaagaggggagCGAGGCGCTGCTCGAGGAGGTACAGCAGCTGCGGCAGGAGCAGACGGCCATCGGGGAGCAGCTGGCGCGGATGAGCCGGCGCCTGCAGGCAACGGAGCGGCGGCCCGACCGGCTCATGGCCTTCCTCGCCAGGCTCGCCGAGGATCCCGACGCCACGTCTGCCCACCTACTCGAACAGAAGAAGCGCCAGCGCATGCACTTCCCTGCCTCTCCCATCGCGCTTCCTCTTCAGCCGCCACAGCCGCCACCACCGCTGCTGGCGATGACCGAGGATGCAGTTGATGACGGAGTCTGGCAATGGGCGCCGGAGCCGAGACTCACGACCTTCGAGCAGCCCACCGGCAGCTCCACATTGCAGCAGGTGCCGGAGTTCgataggggcggcggcggcatggGCATAACTGATGGTGGGACTGCGGTGGAGACGCCCTTCCCGTTCTGCCTACTTGGCGAGTGTTTCTTCTAA